In the genome of Arachis stenosperma cultivar V10309 chromosome 6, arast.V10309.gnm1.PFL2, whole genome shotgun sequence, the window atttttatatcattttttatattatcaatatatcaaaattaagttttataaaaaaagtttaattatttttttaatttttataattttactgaatttttaattaattttatatactatttttttattaaattcttatattatatcagattttataattaaatcgttgtgataaaaaatattagaattaatagaatattttattaaataaaacgaatatatataatatttgattgaatattttttatgattcaataaaatattctattaattttaacgtttttgtcacaataaaaatttaattataatatttgatataataaaaatatttaattaaaaaatatatataaaaaattaatttaaaatttaataaaattatagagatGGATGGAGTAATTaaaccataaaaaaatattcatatatGGTGCCCTCAATACAGGTGTGTTTCTTAGCTTATTTAATTTGTCGTATACTGTCACATTATTGTTGAAGGATTATTATTTGTATCCCACCATTGTATTGTGTTCATCACGTGGCGAAGGTAAAATAGCAGCCAATGGTTTCATAGTGCAGTTGCTGTTGAAAAGTCAAAGAGAGCAGAGTAAAACAAAGCATCATCATAAACCATGCCACATGCCCACATTATTAGTGATGCAAATTAGTTCCCTTGCCATTAATATCTTCCTTCTTCATCAGCTTTTTCTTCTTATAATCTATCATCATCAAATCGCAGTAATCAACCAAAACAAGTGGGATCGTTGTAGGACACTAGTACCACagttttcagattttttttttttttttacaccTTACAATTagatcaaaatttaaaaaggtaTGTTCTATAAAGATgcaaaaaacattttttttaaagatatttttaataattaaaatttaacatatacaattatttaaattatgttatttttgttaaaattaggtcaaataaattaatttgaccgaaaaatagtatatcaaattttgaattagtttaaattaatattattttttataaaaaataactataatactcttattatataaaatgactaaaatactcttattatatatattaattttgagaatccTAAATTCTAGTTTCTTTTCTCCTCTATCTTTATAGAGTTAgaatttaaagtttttaaaattaatatatatacatatatatatacatatatatatatatatatatatatatatatattatagttGTATTTTATAATAGAGGTAttgtagtaattttttataaaaaatattaatttatatccatttaaaatttaatttattaatttttttgttaaactgATTTATTTGGTCTAATTttacaatttaattaattatctgttttaaattttaatttttaaaaatgacctttaaaaaaaaattttttgacatCTTTATCTAAATAGTTAGAACTTACTGTTAATgaattttcttccctttttttaaaaaaaaaatacaaaattcgataaaataaaaattgttagAACTATACATTTTACGCATTTAATATTagtaaaaaaagttaaaattttattttcttataaaattcGTTTTCCTCTAAATGTCCTAACAAAATCCAATATATTAGGATTTTCAGATGCACCAataattatagaaaaaaaaaagaacaagaaaatttcagaagctgataattttaatttatattaactaatatttttaaactatagtttaattttttagtctaatagtttaacattatatttttaaccaatatttttaaatattaataattaattcttaaacaaaaataataaattgtgaTAACAGTAACACAATAGTATTGACGTCTTATATAGCATTTATGTTAAGAAAAATAAGtctattcaaaatttttttaaaaaaaaaagcaggGGAAAGTAGGTCTTCAAAGTTCAACTTGCTTTCATTCTAAAACCTTAAAACATGGAAGACAATTTTTCTCCACAAAATTTTACTTTGACATTCGAAAGCTGTAACAAGCTATCTTAAAAACGATGGGCTATAGAATATAAGATCTTGTGATTTATGAAAACGGTTTTCAACATCTGTttctagttttattttttaaaattttataaaaagaattttgtgagataaaaaatcaaataaagattCGAATAAGATTTATTCCATGGGCAAGAGACTAGAGAAAGACTGCAATTAGAATTCACCAACATATTATATCTTACTGGATTGCCATATTTAATTTCAGATCaagtttttctctttttcttttttttttctcccttaaacttagctttctcttcttccttttaCACCTTCCTCTTGCCTTCCAACGTTATTATACACcgaaaaaatatttaagaaaaaaagacatgaataataataaaaaaagaaaaaatcaaaagaagttGCCTcctttatatatttatatgaaCTCATTATATGATCATGACTCATCATCACAGGCTTCATCACGACCGTTAAAATTCACAACAAACATCGCAATCACCGTTGCTGTTGCTGCAACTCCATCATACGAGAAAAGTCCTCGAAGCACACAAACCCATCCCGGTTCCTATCCACGCCCTCTATCATGCGCCTGCACTCCTCTAACGTGCACCGCTCGTCGCCGATCGCATGGAAAACCCTAAGCAGCTCCTCTGCCGAGATCCGCCCGTCGCCGTCGCTGTCAAACACCTCGAATGCTTCCCTCAGCTCATCCTCTTCCGTCATGGGAACATCGCCAACGGAACCGACTCGACTCACCAGCTCCTCGACGCTGATGCATCCACGGCCCTCAGCGTCGACCTCACGCAGCATCGCCGCCACTTCCTCCGATCGCAGCGGCGCCAAGCTCTTCAGAACCGCCTCAAGCTCCTGGCGTGAGACGACGCCGTCGCCGTCGCGGTCGATGAGGCGGAAGGCCTGTGAGAGCTCGAGGTGGAGCTCGATGGACCAGTCGCCAGAAGCATCAGGGAGGACACTAGTAGGCGTAGCGGAACCAGCGGCGGCGGCGGACTTGTGAGTGGAGCCCTCGGAGGAGGACGCGGAGGATCCGAATGAGGGAGGATCGGATCTGGAGGGAGCGGAACGGTCCTTCTTGGAGGAACGGAAAAGACGCTTAGGGGAAAGCTTGAGGTTCTTGGGATTGATGTTGATGAGCTTCATTGCTGGTTGGTGTTGGAATAGAGAGAAAGtgtttgaaaaagaagaagaagaagaagaagaaaaggattGAGGGGAAGGAGGGACGAAGCAGGTTGCCTTAAATGGATCTCCATGTTTTGGACCTTCAGTCACCTTCCACGAAGTTTCCTCGGGTATCATTTTGTTTCTCACTCCCTCTTCACtatttatattttcatattattattactatttctgTATATTCCTTTAACTTACATATCAAATTTACATTTGTAGTTATTTATTACAAGATTAAACAAATCAATTTTGTCGTTATTATTTCTATTTaggaaaaaaaatagatatgtccctgactttttaaatttttgacaaatacattcctgataaaatttaaatacaaaaaatttctGATTTTAACAAATGGAGGACAATTTAGTCCTTTCGTCTATTTGTCTCTCATATACCAAACGAAACTGGCTGACGTGACGTGGCTGAAACGATTTACAGTGCCACGCTGGAAGAGGaataaagttcgaaggacaaataaaTCATTAACGTCATTTTGCAAATAAAGTTCGAAGGATAAATATGTCCTTGAGAATTTAGTTCATTATACTTCTATTATACTTCTATTATGAGAacttagtttataaaattatgcTTGTATTTTGAAAACTAGTTAACTTATTGTATTCTGTAATTTAAATTATTGTATTAAAATTGCAGAAATTGCGCTTGTGCTCTTTCTactttttattcttaaattgcattagttcagttttagtatatttgtgtattatattagaatttGTTAAATTGCATTAGTTCAGTTTTCATCATATCAGTGGTATTAGTTAGCATTAGTTCATTTATGCACCAAATTAGCATTAGTTCATTTGTGCATCATTCATGTATTAAGTTAGCATTAGtgcatttgtgtattatattagaaCTAGTATTTTTATCCATAATAACATTAcgagaataattttttttaaattatagttcACTTTGTTCTAACAGTATAAATTATGTATGGCataaaagatttataaaatcaaacaacTTTTACAAAAAAGTCGTAAGTTGACAAAAGTCTCTGACTAAGGAGACCAAGATATCtgcagataaaaaattaaataataagatttttagttattatttttatatgaaaaagtctaattttttattaataattaattttaatattcgttatctaaaatttaaaataatttaatgtgtatatttttacatttaaaatattttaatcgTAAAAAAATATCGgatgacatattttgatttgtcaaattactaatataaaatataattatatattagagtaaaaatagtagagagaaatagaaaaatagagagagatagatgagagaatttagaaaaggagtttattaattttaaaaaaaaattctctcaattttaataagagtgtcatgtgacatatttgattattaaattagatagtaatatataatacataatataggtatatttcaattagatagtaatatatgatacaTATAGAAGCATAATGAATTAAATTCTCAATGACCTATTTGTCTTTCGAACATTATTTGCAAAATGACGTCAATAacttatttgtccttcgaactttattCCCCTTTCAGCGTGGCACCATAACGGACACCTGGACACCGTTTCAGCCATGTCGGCCAGTTCTATTTGGTGTATGAGAGGCAAATAGATGGAAGTACTAAATTGTCTTCCGTTTGTTAAAGTCAGggacttttttgtatttaaattttgccAGGAATGtatttatcaaaaatttaaaaagtcaGGACCTATCTATCTTTTTTCCTTCTATTTGTAGAACTTTATAATACTGGTAAATTTTATCacacaaataattttttaatattctataataaatttatttttatataaatatatttgatatttatgaaaaaattaattattttatggtGAAACATTTGATCattctaataattaattttattttttaaaattatattaagcgaatatataaatatataaaattatgtcattttaatttggtaattaattatttatatgtataaaacttctttaatttttatcaaaCCATGTTAATTTGGATTATTAAAATTGtaaatattagtaataatttAGAATGAGAAATAAATCAATAATagggattttttatttaaataaataaaataaaagcattaattatcgaaataaataattttaaaaatatttaccgATTTACATTCTTCAgtcatatctcgtttacactgtgaATGAGATGGCATTGTgtgtatctcgtttacagtgtaaacgagatatgacACGTCAGATATCTCGTTTACATTGTGTCCCACCGGCTATAAAAGGATGTGTAACCTTTAGTATTCTTCACAAATTTTTCGTATCATATTTCTCACGAATACAAGGCATTAATGGCCAGTAATAATCCGTACATAGTTGTGCTTGTGTATCCCAATTACCGTATGAGAAACGGTGACAACGGCGTGACATTTGAGTGCGAGGATCCGATATTGTTTCGCACTCATCGTGTGAATACGTTGTCGAATTtgaagagtttgatattgagtAAGATCGGAGGTACAAAAGCGAGGGAAATAGGAAGGGTGGCGTATAGGTTGATGGCCCCCATGGGTAACGAAGTCTTCTGGTTTCGACTATTCTGACTTCAAGGGGACGAGCATGTGCGAGTGATGTTCGACATCCATGGAAGGATCATGGTGGAGCAAGTAATGGAGCTGTCTGCAGAGGTGGGACACAATGGCGGTGGTCCTTCTGTACACTCGACCTTTGTGCAGGACGACCGACCCCTCGCACCACTGCCCATTCATGTCGTCATTTCAGTAGATGAGGCAGAGGAGGGCGAGGAGGAGTCGGACGAGGATTACGTGGCGAACAGTGGTGATAGCGACTTGTCCGATAGTGGGGATAAGAATGAGTGTGTTCCGGAGACACCAGTTCCGACTGCGGCCCGCCATGTCCTACCTCCACCTCTTCTAATACCGGCGCTTTCGACAGTTCCGTCTCACTATCACAGTCTGGAATTGGACGCCATGCATGAGAGGACTCTGTTTCTTGACACGGGTGAAGAGGATTACAACCTAGACGACGGTGTAAAGTTTCGGATTGGCCACAAGTTTAGAAGCCGAGAGGCAGTGCTTCAGAGTGTGAAGAACTACAATATTCGGAGGAGTGCGGAGTACCGAGTGGTCGAATCGGACTTGCTAAAATACCATGTGCAGTGCCGTCAAGTTGATAATGGGTGTCAATCGAGTCTCCGTGTGGCCCTTCGACAGAATCTCGGATACTGGTAAGCTTAAGTTTATCTGTGCCTTTCATTACTTCTATATGATATACTAAGTAGGTGTACGACATTACTAGAGCAATCCTGTGTTGTTATGTTCAGAGAGGTTCGGAGGGTGGGTGGAGTGCATAGTTGTCTAGCACCCACCATGTCTCAAGACCATCGTCAACTAGACAGCAGTCTGATATGCCGGGTCATCTTGCCGTTGATTCAGTCCAACCCCTCTATAAGCATTCCAGTTTTGCAAGGTGCAGTCCAAGCAAGCTATTAGGGGTGCACATGGGTCGGGTGAAGGCGGGTTTGATGGGACCCAGACCTGACCCGAAATATGCACCGGGTCTATTTATTAGACCCGTACCCgaccctagacccgatgaaaccaATACACTTTCGGGCCACAATTATACTGGGTGAAAATCGGGTGAAAACCGGACTGTTAACATTACATTACGTTGATACCTTCTTGTAAGttagcatgtaaaaatatccaaatttctaatactccaaccattatttaacatagtaaaattcacttagaaaaatataacaagaaccaacccTTCTTtgaaattaaagcataaccacaatcaatactaaaGCAAAACtacaatcaatactaatattgtctaataataccaaatatttaaatcaatacaaataacacaatattatgtattagtctaaagtcttatgcattctaaacataaaacattaacttatggtcttataatgactaataacacaaaatattaaggtttacaatacttaaattccacataagaatagTCATGAatcatcactaataacacaaaatattaattgtgtatgatgactgacaaaccccaatttgacggtttgttttgtattgaatttagagtattttgataaccttttgtcacatttagcctatgaattagcatggttttgtaatctctcccatatttgtccttaagtgtaaaaacatgctttttaagccttattttgatgaattctagtttctctttgattccataagatgccttgatgtgtttgctagtaatctcaggttgaaataggctaggcatggatcaaaggaagcaaggaagaaagcatgcaagtggagagaagcacaaaaagccaaagaattgatctaggccatgcacgcgcacaaggcgctcgcgcgcacattgcgaaacaggccaaggacgcgcacgcgtaccgtgcgcgcacgcgtcgatgacggcacatgacctcactaatgcaacacgtgcctgacgatttgagagggtttctgaacccatttttggcgccaattgctaaggaaaaggaataaaaggatgaaggattaaggggaaggcaCCACTTTAATCATGattcatcacttgagtcataaggGGGgaacattaggattagtttagagttagtttctagagagagaagctctcacttctctctagaattaggattaggtttagttcaataatcttagatctaggttttaatctttacttttttctacttctatcctcttatt includes:
- the LOC130935110 gene encoding uncharacterized protein LOC130935110, giving the protein MFDIHGRIMVEQVMELSAEVGHNGGGPSVHSTFVQDDRPLAPLPIHVVISVDEAEEGEEESDEDYVANSGDSDLSDSGDKNECVPETPVPTAARHVLPPPLLIPALSTVPSHYHSLELDAMHERTLFLDTGEEDYNLDDGVKFRIGHKFRSREAVLQSVKNYNIRRSAEYRVVESDLLKYHVQCRQVDNGCQSSLRVALRQNLGY
- the LOC130935109 gene encoding probable calcium-binding protein CML35, translated to MIPEETSWKVTEGPKHGDPFKATCFVPPSPQSFSSSSSSSFSNTFSLFQHQPAMKLININPKNLKLSPKRLFRSSKKDRSAPSRSDPPSFGSSASSSEGSTHKSAAAAGSATPTSVLPDASGDWSIELHLELSQAFRLIDRDGDGVVSRQELEAVLKSLAPLRSEEVAAMLREVDAEGRGCISVEELVSRVGSVGDVPMTEEDELREAFEVFDSDGDGRISAEELLRVFHAIGDERCTLEECRRMIEGVDRNRDGFVCFEDFSRMMELQQQQR